The stretch of DNA TTCTGGCTGTTGGAAGCGATATTACCAAGCTGATCCAGGCGGAGGAGGACCTGCGGAGATCCCGGGATGAGCTCGAACGGCGGGTTAAAGAGCGGACGGCTGAACTCCGGGAACGGGCCGAACAGCTCACCAGGCTGTCATCTCAGTTGACCCTGGCGGAGCAGCGCGAGCGACGCCGTCTGTCCGTAATCATTCACGACCACGTCCAGCAGTTGCTCGTAGGGGCCAAGATCAGTTTGGAGGTCCTGGCGGATGAATTGGGAGAGGAACACCAGGAGAGCGTCGGACAGATCTATAACTTGCTGCTCGAGTGTCTGAAGACTACGCGCTCCCTGAGCATACAAATGGCGCCCCACGTTTTGTACGAGCGAGGGCTGGCTCCGGGATTGTCATGGCTGGCCCGAACAATCCAGGAGACCTTTCGAATCGACATCGAGGCGGATATCGGATCGGGGGACATCGTTGAAGCGGAAGACCTTAAAGTGCTTCTTTTCGAGTCGGCTCGCGAACTGCTGCTCAATGTGATTAACCATGCCCGCACTTCGTCGGCCCGACTCGAAATGTCACGCGATAAGGACGGCAACCTGCGGATCGCCGTCAGCGACCAGGGCGTGGGGTTTGACGCGGAGAAACTGGCAAAGGAATTGGGCCGGGAGGATCGTTTCGGACTGTTCAGCATTCGGGAGAGGCTGGAGCTTATCGGCGGCCGCCTCGAAATAGAGAGTTCACCCGGAAAGGGCGCGGTCTTCGGCCTGGTTGTCCCGATCGAAAAGATAACAGCCGCCGGCAAGGGTTTTGAAGCGCGCAAGGCGTCTCATAAAGGGGCCGTTACGGCTCTTACTCCGGCGGAGAAGAGAATCCGCGTCTTGCTGGTGGACGATCACACGGTGATGCGCCATGGCATCCTCTCTTTGCTGGAAAGGTATTCCGATATAGAGGTGGTGGGGGAGGCCGGAGATGGTTTGGAAGCCGTTCAGATGGCCCGAAACCTACAGCCCGAAGTGATTCTCATGGACATCAGCATGCCTAAAATGAATGGCCTGCAAGCGACCAAGTTGATCCATTCGGAATCGCCCCACATCCGAATCATAGGGTTGTCCATGTACGACGGGAGTGAAACGGAGAAAGGCATGCTCGTGTCCGGGGCCGCGGCCTGCATACCCAAGAGCGCTCACTCGGCTGCGCTCTTGACGGCGATTCGCCAACGGAATCCGGAAATGATACATTAAGGATGAACTGAAGAAGAAGCGGAAACCTCCGACTCGGCCGGCTTCCGCCCCATGTTCCCCACCACGCCTGATCCCGCAAGGGGTTACCCAAGCTTCTCGAGAGCCGCCGAAATAAAAGCCGGCAAGTCCCCCGGATCGCGACTGGACACCAGGTTGTCGTCCACCACGACCTCGTCGTTGACAAACTCGGCCCCGGCGTTCTTGATATCCTGAATGATGGATTTGTAGCCGGTCAGCTTTCGCCCTCGCAGCACGTCCGCGGTGATCAGCAGCTGGGCCGCGTGGCAGATGGCAAAGACCGGCTTGCCGCTCTTGACGAAATCGTCGGCAAACCGTACGGCGTTTTCGTCCACCCGCAACTTGTCCGGCGAATAGCCTCCGGGAATCAGTAAGGCGTCAAAATCGTCGACGCCGACGTCTTTGACCTTCCGATCGATGGTCACCGGGGTGTTATCCTTTTTTCCGTGAACGGTGGCCCCGGCTTTCAGGCCCACGTGAACGAGTTGATGCCCGGCCTTTTTAAATGCCTTGGCCGGTTCGGCGTACTCCGAATCTTCAAACAGATCCGTGATGATCACGGCAACTTTGCTCATAATTGTATCCTCCTTGTTGTGTCCTCCTTCTATCCGTATCGGGGGGAATACTTTGCTCCTGCCCGTGGATAAACCGGCACGTACAGCGTACATCGGCGCGTGCAAAAAGACTAATCCGTCTTTCACCATAAAGAAATAGGTGGAATCCCTTATAAAGCGATAAGCGCTACCGTATTATCTACCGCAGCGGGTATTCGGAATGCTCCATAAACGTCGTGAAACGGCGGGAATCGGAAGCAAGAAAGATCAAGAACGGTTGTCCTGGTTGGCTTTCGCTTTTTCCGGCGAACATGAACTGCTCGGCCTATTTCGCGGAGTAACACCTCTTCGAAGCCTCGCCCACCCAGGCTAGAACATGGTTGATGAGGTTCCCTGAGAGGGTTTCTCGGACGGAATCTTACACATTGGACGAGGTGACCTGGATGTTGTCACTCTCGATTAGAAAAGGAACACGAGGTAAGGCATTGACAAAATCCGGCTGCCAGGCTTGACTCGATTCCTCGAATGCCGAACAATTCTGTTCGGATCAACCCGGCTGAATCGGTCATCCGGAGAGGGCCGAATACACACAATGGGGGTGGCGCCGTGGATTTTCAGATATCCGAAGAGCAGGAACTTCTGAGGCAGACCATTCGGAAGATCGCAAAAAAGAAGTTTGAACCAAGGGCGGCTGAAATCGATGAACAGGAAGCATTCCCCTGGGATAACAAAACCATTTTAGCTCAAAACGGCTTATTGGGGATTAATTGTCCCAGGGAGTACGGCGGCTCCGGGGAATCGATTCTTACCTTGGCGCTCGTTATCGAGGAGATTGCCCGCGTATGCGCGTCCACCGCCCATATCGTCGCCGCGCACTCGCTCGTGGTGGACGCCTTCGTGTTGAAGGGCGCCCACGAGCAGAAGACGAGGTGGCTCAGACCCCTGGGAGAAGGTTCACGGATCGGGGCCTTTGCAATGACCGAGCCGAATGCGGGCTCCGACATCATCAGCATGAAGACGAAAGCCACAAGGACGGACGACGGGTACGTGATCGACGGATCCAAGAGGTTCATCACCCACGGGCATTCCGCCGGCATCATCGTCCTGGTGGCCTATTCCGACCGCACCCTCAAACACGAAGGCCTGAGCCTCTTTGTCATCCCCGGCGACGCCGCCGGACTGATTCGCGGCAAGAAGGAAAGGAAGATGGGCCTTCGGGGTTCCGACACGGCGGATTTGTCCTTCGAGTCCTGCTTCGTGCCCAAGGAAAATATCCTCGGGCAGCCGGGCGAGGGATTCAAGACGGTGATGGCCCTGCTGAACGCCTCTCGCCTGGGCATAGCGGCGGAGGCGGTGGGAATCGCCCAGGGTGCCATGGACCAGGCGGTGAACTACACTCGCGACAGAATCCAGTTCGGAAAACGTCTCGTGGAATTCCAGGGCCTGCAATGGGTGTTGGCGGACATGGCGCTCAAAGTGGAGCTGGCAAGGACCCTGTTGTATCGCGCCTGCGCGGCCATCGACAAGGACAGGAATGCAGGGGAAATCCCCAAGCTGTCCGCCATGACCAAGTGGTTCGCGTCGGACACCGCCATGGAAATCACCACCAGCGCGGTCCAGCTATTCGGCGGGTACGGCTATGTGAGGGACTACCCCGTCGAGCGGATGATGCGGGATGCCAAAATCACTCAGCTTTTCGAGGGCACAAACGAAATCCTCCGGAATGTGGTCAGCAGACAGTTGCTTCGCTAACTCTCCATTCAGCAGCGGCCCTTTTCATCTCATGACAGCCCGTTGAAAAAGCCGGGTTGTCACAGGCCGTTGAAAAACGATGAGATGCAAGGCGCGCAAATCCCGAGGAATGAAGGCGTACATAGAGTACGTCGCAGTGACGAGGGATGAAGCGTCACGCCGTTGGCGTGACCGCAGATCGCGTTTTTCAACAGCCTGATGAAGGGAACTGAAGCAACTCCGCGCTTGACGGGGCGGGACTCGCCAGCGCTTTAGTCAAAGCGTAGGCCGCTTGTACTGCCGATGTAGGACAAAGGGGGAAACATTCCTTGCAGCCCCAGCACTCCTTAGCGGCTATTTCAGGGATGAAACATATCTCTCGCCTGGTTCCTCTATCGACAAATCCGACAGCGTTCTTCTTCTTCACTTCGGCGCAATATCTCACACACAGGCCGCAATGTACGCAAAATGAGGCCTCTTTGCCGAAACGGTCTTTGTCTGCT from Deltaproteobacteria bacterium encodes:
- a CDS encoding acyl-CoA dehydrogenase family protein is translated as MDFQISEEQELLRQTIRKIAKKKFEPRAAEIDEQEAFPWDNKTILAQNGLLGINCPREYGGSGESILTLALVIEEIARVCASTAHIVAAHSLVVDAFVLKGAHEQKTRWLRPLGEGSRIGAFAMTEPNAGSDIISMKTKATRTDDGYVIDGSKRFITHGHSAGIIVLVAYSDRTLKHEGLSLFVIPGDAAGLIRGKKERKMGLRGSDTADLSFESCFVPKENILGQPGEGFKTVMALLNASRLGIAAEAVGIAQGAMDQAVNYTRDRIQFGKRLVEFQGLQWVLADMALKVELARTLLYRACAAIDKDRNAGEIPKLSAMTKWFASDTAMEITTSAVQLFGGYGYVRDYPVERMMRDAKITQLFEGTNEILRNVVSRQLLR
- a CDS encoding type 1 glutamine amidotransferase; this translates as MMSKVAVIITDLFEDSEYAEPAKAFKKAGHQLVHVGLKAGATVHGKKDNTPVTIDRKVKDVGVDDFDALLIPGGYSPDKLRVDENAVRFADDFVKSGKPVFAICHAAQLLITADVLRGRKLTGYKSIIQDIKNAGAEFVNDEVVVDDNLVSSRDPGDLPAFISAALEKLG